From a single Paenibacillus sp. FSL R5-0345 genomic region:
- the gcvH gene encoding glycine cleavage system protein GcvH: MSEVLDNLLYSEEHEWAQQVEGRVVRVGITDHAQHLLGDIVFVEFPEVGSAISAGDSVGSIESVKTVSELYSPVSGTVTKINDGLEASPELINDKPYGEGWIFEIEVDGEYADAVKGLLDAAGYRALVGE; this comes from the coding sequence ATGAGTGAAGTTTTAGATAACCTTCTTTACAGCGAAGAGCATGAGTGGGCACAGCAAGTGGAAGGACGCGTAGTACGTGTTGGGATTACGGATCATGCTCAGCATTTGTTAGGCGATATCGTATTTGTGGAATTTCCAGAAGTGGGCTCGGCCATTTCAGCCGGTGACAGCGTAGGTAGTATCGAATCCGTTAAGACTGTATCGGAATTGTATTCACCCGTCTCTGGGACGGTTACCAAGATTAATGACGGATTAGAAGCAAGTCCAGAGCTGATCAATGATAAGCCGTATGGCGAAGGTTGGATTTTTGAAATTGAAGTAGACGGAGAGTATGCCGATGCTGTAAAAGGTCTGCTTGATGCAGCCGGATACCGAGCATTGGTAGGAGAGTAA
- the gcvT gene encoding glycine cleavage system aminomethyltransferase GcvT, translating to MDALKRTPFYELYSAYAESRCIDFGGWELPVQFTGIVKEHEAVRQQAGLFDVSHMGEFMVIGSGAEAFLQKMTTNAVSRLTDGAAQYTLLCYPNGGVVDDLLVYRLSEGRYMLVVNASNIDKDFQWLQEHLTSEFGEVTLTNVSDETLLLALQGPLAETILAKVTDAPISALKPFHFIEHATVCGVEVLISRTGYTGEDGFEIYASLDGAGALWNGLLAAGAPHGLTPAGLGARDTLRFEAKLPLYGQELSADITPLEAGLQFFVKLDKADFIGRDALVQQKEAGLPRRLVGLEMIDRGIPRSHYPVYADGVKIGEVTTGTQSPTLKRNLGLALLDTAYSEIGTEVYVEIRGKQLKAVVIKAPFYKYKRL from the coding sequence ATGGATGCTTTGAAAAGAACGCCTTTTTATGAGCTCTATTCCGCTTATGCGGAATCCAGATGCATTGATTTTGGCGGCTGGGAGCTGCCAGTACAATTTACAGGTATCGTGAAGGAGCATGAAGCCGTTCGCCAGCAGGCTGGACTGTTCGATGTATCGCATATGGGTGAATTCATGGTGATCGGGAGCGGTGCAGAAGCCTTTTTGCAAAAGATGACGACTAACGCTGTCAGCCGCCTCACCGATGGTGCGGCACAATATACGCTGCTCTGTTATCCAAACGGCGGAGTTGTAGACGATTTACTCGTGTATCGACTAAGCGAGGGTCGTTATATGCTCGTCGTTAATGCCTCCAACATCGATAAGGACTTTCAGTGGCTACAGGAGCATCTGACCTCTGAATTCGGTGAAGTCACACTCACTAATGTCTCCGACGAGACGCTTTTACTTGCCTTGCAAGGTCCGCTGGCAGAGACTATACTCGCGAAAGTTACTGATGCTCCTATCTCAGCCCTCAAGCCTTTCCACTTCATCGAACACGCTACCGTCTGCGGTGTAGAAGTATTGATCTCCCGTACAGGTTATACCGGTGAAGATGGCTTCGAAATCTACGCTTCGCTGGATGGTGCAGGAGCATTATGGAACGGGCTTCTTGCTGCGGGTGCTCCTCATGGATTAACACCTGCTGGCCTGGGCGCACGGGATACCCTGCGTTTTGAAGCGAAATTGCCGCTGTACGGTCAAGAACTGTCAGCTGATATCACGCCGCTTGAAGCAGGATTGCAGTTCTTCGTGAAACTAGACAAAGCAGACTTCATCGGTCGTGATGCGTTAGTGCAGCAAAAAGAAGCCGGTCTTCCCCGCCGCCTTGTCGGCCTGGAAATGATTGATCGAGGTATTCCGCGCTCCCATTACCCCGTCTATGCAGACGGCGTTAAAATCGGAGAGGTCACAACCGGAACACAATCGCCAACGTTGAAGCGTAACTTGGGATTGGCTCTGCTTGATACAGCTTATAGTGAAATAGGCACAGAGGTTTACGTAGAGATCCGCGGCAAACAGCTTAAGGCTGTCGTGATTAAGGCCCCTTTTTACAAGTATAAACGTCTTTAG
- the gcvPA gene encoding aminomethyl-transferring glycine dehydrogenase subunit GcvPA, with protein MKHRYLPMTAQDREEMMEAVGIQSIDELFSDIPEAVRYQGTMPMSEPLDEYALLRHMKGLADRNADFDSHASFLGAGLYDHHIPVVINHVISRSEFYTAYTPYQPEISQGELQAIFEFQSYICELTGMKVANASMYDGATALSEAAVLAAGATKRKKIIVSRTVHPEARQVLRTSANAWGLEVVEIDYKDGVTDQAMLAEAIDGDTAAVLMQSPNFFGCIEDLSSVEPLIHAVKGLFVVSANPIALGVLETPGKLGADIVVGDAQPLGIPASLGGPTCGFFAVAEHLMRRMPGRIVGQTVDRNGKRGFVLTLQAREQHIRREKATSNICSNQALLALCASVYLSVMGKEGMREVGELNIRKSHYAANKLSRLTGTELTFSSPFFNEFVVKLPEGSSVSAINSKLLKEGYLGGYDLGRDYPELSGQMLIAVTEKRSKNEIDQFASALEGCL; from the coding sequence ATGAAGCACCGTTATCTGCCCATGACTGCACAGGACCGCGAAGAGATGATGGAAGCCGTCGGGATTCAGTCCATAGATGAGCTGTTCTCCGATATTCCTGAAGCCGTCCGTTATCAAGGCACTATGCCGATGTCTGAACCACTCGATGAATACGCCCTGCTTCGTCACATGAAAGGTCTGGCTGACCGAAATGCCGACTTTGATTCTCACGCCAGCTTCCTCGGCGCCGGATTATATGACCATCACATCCCTGTGGTGATCAACCATGTCATTTCCCGTTCTGAATTCTACACTGCCTACACTCCTTATCAACCGGAGATCAGCCAAGGTGAGCTGCAAGCGATCTTCGAATTCCAATCCTATATTTGTGAACTAACCGGTATGAAAGTAGCTAATGCCAGTATGTATGATGGCGCAACCGCATTATCCGAAGCAGCCGTCCTCGCAGCTGGTGCTACCAAACGCAAAAAAATAATCGTCTCCCGCACCGTTCATCCTGAAGCACGTCAAGTACTACGCACATCGGCTAATGCCTGGGGTCTTGAAGTGGTGGAGATTGACTATAAAGACGGAGTTACCGATCAGGCGATGCTTGCTGAAGCCATTGATGGAGATACCGCTGCAGTACTGATGCAATCGCCTAACTTCTTTGGCTGCATCGAAGACCTAAGCTCCGTTGAGCCGCTAATCCATGCGGTTAAAGGATTGTTCGTCGTCAGTGCAAATCCGATTGCTCTTGGCGTACTTGAAACACCGGGTAAGCTTGGAGCCGACATCGTAGTCGGTGATGCTCAGCCACTCGGTATTCCAGCCTCCCTCGGTGGTCCAACTTGTGGATTCTTCGCCGTAGCGGAACATTTGATGCGCCGTATGCCGGGCCGTATCGTCGGTCAAACCGTTGACCGTAACGGTAAACGCGGCTTCGTTCTGACACTTCAAGCTCGCGAACAGCATATTCGCCGTGAAAAAGCGACATCGAACATTTGCTCCAATCAGGCGCTGCTAGCTCTTTGCGCATCCGTCTATTTGTCCGTTATGGGCAAAGAAGGTATGCGTGAAGTTGGTGAGTTGAACATTCGCAAAAGCCATTACGCCGCTAATAAACTTAGCAGACTAACAGGTACTGAGCTTACCTTCTCCTCCCCATTCTTTAACGAGTTTGTCGTGAAGCTTCCTGAAGGAAGTAGCGTGAGCGCAATTAATTCCAAGCTGCTGAAGGAAGGTTATCTCGGCGGTTATGATCTGGGCCGTGATTATCCTGAACTTTCTGGACAAATGCTGATAGCCGTTACGGAAAAAAGAAGCAAAAACGAAATCGATCAATTCGCTAGCGCACTGGAGGGCTGTTTATGA
- the gcvPB gene encoding aminomethyl-transferring glycine dehydrogenase subunit GcvPB — MKPEQSLIFELSRPGRSAYSLPLCDVPQEESIETLIPQNLLRSEPVVLPEVSEVDVIRHYTSLSRRNFGVDNGFYPLGSCTMKYNPKINEDVARIVGLAKIHPYQPEESIQGALELMYTLQNDLSALTGMDAVSLQPAAGAHGEWTGLMMIRAYHESRGETRTKVIVPDSSHGTNPASASAAGLETITIPSTDKGMVDLEALKAAVGSDTAALMLTNPSTLGLFETQIVEIAEIVHEAGGLLYYDGANSNAIMGITRPGDMGFDVVHLNLHKTMSTPHGGGGPGAGPVGVKSILIPFLPQPTVVKNEDSSFSLDFGGPESIGRVKAFYGNFGILVRAYAYIRTYGPDGLREVSENAVLNANYMMHRLAPYFEIPYPGVCKHEFVMSGKNLKQYGVRTLDVAKRLLDFGYHPPTVYFPLTVEECMMIEPTETESKETLDGFIDTMIQIVKEAQETPEIVINAPHTTEISRLDETQAARKPVLNCSCG; from the coding sequence ATGAAACCGGAGCAAAGTCTAATTTTTGAATTAAGTCGTCCCGGCCGTTCGGCCTATTCCTTGCCACTTTGCGATGTGCCGCAGGAAGAGAGCATTGAAACGCTCATTCCGCAAAACCTGCTACGTAGTGAACCCGTCGTACTCCCAGAAGTATCGGAAGTGGATGTCATTCGCCACTACACTTCGCTTTCACGCCGTAACTTCGGTGTAGACAATGGCTTCTATCCGCTAGGTTCGTGTACGATGAAATACAACCCGAAGATTAACGAAGATGTTGCACGCATCGTAGGCCTAGCTAAAATCCACCCGTATCAACCGGAAGAAAGTATTCAGGGCGCACTGGAATTAATGTATACCCTGCAAAATGACTTGTCCGCATTAACCGGCATGGATGCTGTATCTTTACAGCCAGCCGCAGGTGCGCATGGTGAATGGACCGGTCTCATGATGATCCGCGCCTACCATGAAAGCCGCGGCGAGACCCGCACGAAGGTTATTGTGCCAGATTCCTCGCATGGCACCAACCCTGCCAGTGCTTCAGCAGCAGGACTTGAAACGATTACGATCCCTTCCACGGATAAAGGGATGGTTGATCTTGAAGCACTGAAAGCAGCGGTCGGCAGCGATACAGCCGCCCTGATGCTGACTAACCCAAGCACACTCGGCTTGTTCGAGACCCAAATCGTCGAGATTGCTGAGATCGTGCATGAAGCAGGCGGCTTACTCTATTACGATGGAGCCAACTCCAATGCTATTATGGGCATCACCCGTCCAGGTGACATGGGCTTTGACGTTGTGCATTTGAACTTGCATAAGACAATGAGTACCCCGCATGGCGGCGGTGGCCCTGGAGCCGGACCTGTAGGTGTAAAATCCATTCTGATTCCGTTCCTACCACAACCAACTGTGGTGAAAAACGAAGATAGCAGCTTCTCACTCGACTTCGGCGGACCTGAATCCATTGGACGCGTGAAAGCTTTTTACGGAAACTTTGGTATTCTCGTTCGTGCCTACGCCTATATCCGTACCTATGGTCCAGACGGACTGCGTGAGGTATCGGAAAATGCTGTGCTGAATGCGAACTATATGATGCATCGCCTGGCGCCATATTTTGAAATCCCATATCCGGGTGTATGTAAGCATGAATTCGTAATGTCCGGCAAAAATCTCAAGCAATATGGCGTTCGCACCTTGGATGTTGCCAAACGATTACTCGACTTCGGCTACCACCCGCCAACCGTGTACTTCCCATTGACGGTAGAGGAATGCATGATGATCGAACCGACGGAAACCGAAAGCAAAGAAACGCTCGATGGCTTCATCGATACGATGATCCAGATCGTGAAAGAAGCGCAGGAGACACCGGAAATCGTAATCAACGCACCGCATACCACAGAGATCAGCCGATTGGATGAGACACAGGCAGCTCGTAAACCGGTATTAAATTGTTCTTGCGGTTAA
- a CDS encoding efflux RND transporter permease subunit, with translation MKWLTKWSFGNKAAVGLLVVMALVVGGMSYTSLPMEFMPEADNPQVTVTVLGPGQDAHAMETKVTKPIEAGAAFVKGKKEILSTSGDGYAQVNIFYDSKTNMKDAAGEVQKVVDSLQFPEGVMAPFVLQLNTSMIPVSQVTLSFDEGLTKENLKLAEETIIPEMQKAEGVANVALYGKVTPQVRVKLDPKLMAEKGITTPQVLGLLQGRNVSASLGEQTIGGQTGNVNVVSTIDSIDTLKKLPVSAGVKLQDIAAVELKQDQESVSRSNGKDVLFAIVTKEANANAVSVGDHIQDTIAHINKTIPNAEAAVVFSTSDMVVTSVNSMMREVLLGALFATIVILLFLRNLRATLITAVSIPLSLAVTLYLLDISGISLNIITLGGVAVAVGRLVDDSIVVIENIYRRLQKEPFSREMIISATGEVARAITSSTIATVAVFLPMGLLRGSLQAFLLPFALTVTYSLLTSLVVALTVVPLLGSWLLRRTSMKEHEPSKWFTRFLDWNLRRKWITLSLGLLLLIGSIAAYVTMPKGALDASDASYVSVQLNYPKDVPVKEILEKGKQLEQDLMKQPQAETVIMQSGNSADAAQWGTVSSETLVDYTVVMKKGADAEAFINYVRDVKDSYAGATLVANEMSMMGSSSTSEYIDIVGDNLTDITAVAAEVTNKLKTVEGIQKVSSNMEDTKPVFSFKVDPAQTNAQEITMQLSAMLNPIPMGQIELDGTPAGVVLDPMAEPKSEQDLKAMTLMTAEGPKPLSQLATYEVRNEPALLFHKDGKPYARITAEVDPKKVSEIGASIKKETDSLTLPKGVTLFAGGASVDQSEDFADLGMTALISIGLVYLILVLTFKTLRAPLAIMFSLPLAAIGAIVGLIVSGVTPDFTALFGALMLIGIVVTNAIVLIDRIKQNEAHMSIREAILEAAGTRMRPILMTAIATICAMTPLLFGHAEMGSIVSQSLAIVVIGGLTAATLLTLVVVPAIYELFYFRKSAKERKGVVKAETPTHGA, from the coding sequence ATGAAATGGTTAACCAAATGGTCGTTCGGTAACAAGGCTGCGGTGGGGCTTTTAGTGGTCATGGCTCTTGTAGTGGGAGGGATGAGCTATACTTCGCTACCGATGGAATTTATGCCGGAGGCAGATAATCCTCAAGTGACTGTTACGGTGCTTGGGCCGGGTCAGGATGCCCATGCGATGGAGACGAAGGTTACGAAGCCGATTGAGGCTGGGGCCGCTTTTGTTAAGGGGAAGAAAGAAATACTGTCCACTTCCGGAGACGGATACGCACAGGTGAATATTTTTTATGATTCAAAAACAAATATGAAGGATGCTGCTGGGGAGGTCCAAAAGGTTGTAGATTCGTTGCAGTTCCCTGAAGGGGTAATGGCGCCTTTTGTACTTCAATTGAATACTTCCATGATTCCAGTGTCACAGGTTACTCTTTCGTTTGACGAAGGTCTGACCAAAGAAAACCTTAAGCTTGCGGAAGAAACGATCATACCGGAAATGCAAAAAGCAGAAGGTGTAGCTAACGTCGCCTTATATGGTAAAGTTACTCCGCAAGTGCGAGTGAAGCTAGATCCAAAATTAATGGCTGAGAAGGGAATTACAACACCTCAAGTCCTAGGGTTACTTCAAGGACGTAATGTCTCAGCATCTCTTGGGGAGCAGACGATTGGTGGCCAGACAGGTAACGTTAACGTGGTTTCGACGATAGATAGTATCGATACGTTAAAAAAACTCCCTGTTTCTGCGGGCGTTAAGCTACAGGATATCGCTGCCGTTGAATTAAAGCAAGATCAAGAAAGCGTTAGCCGCTCGAATGGGAAAGATGTTCTTTTCGCCATAGTGACCAAAGAAGCAAATGCGAATGCAGTGAGTGTTGGAGATCATATTCAGGATACCATAGCTCATATTAACAAAACCATTCCAAACGCGGAAGCAGCGGTGGTATTCAGCACATCAGATATGGTGGTTACTTCAGTGAACAGTATGATGCGTGAAGTATTACTCGGCGCGTTGTTCGCTACGATCGTGATTCTGTTGTTCTTGCGCAACCTGCGGGCAACACTGATTACGGCGGTTTCTATCCCGCTTTCTTTAGCAGTTACCCTATATCTGCTTGATATATCCGGCATAAGTCTGAATATCATTACACTCGGAGGTGTAGCTGTTGCGGTCGGTCGCTTGGTGGATGATAGTATCGTAGTGATCGAGAACATTTACCGTAGGCTGCAAAAAGAACCCTTCTCCCGTGAAATGATTATAAGCGCAACCGGGGAAGTGGCTAGAGCGATTACTTCATCGACGATTGCAACGGTAGCGGTATTTCTGCCGATGGGTCTTCTGCGTGGTAGTTTGCAGGCTTTTCTACTGCCGTTTGCCTTAACGGTCACGTATTCATTGCTAACCTCACTCGTTGTAGCTTTGACGGTGGTTCCGCTGTTAGGCTCATGGCTGCTGAGAAGAACTTCAATGAAAGAGCACGAGCCATCTAAATGGTTCACCCGATTCCTAGATTGGAATCTGCGCCGGAAATGGATCACTTTATCACTAGGTCTTCTTCTTCTGATTGGCTCAATCGCAGCTTATGTAACTATGCCAAAAGGTGCGCTTGATGCTTCAGATGCCAGCTATGTCTCTGTTCAATTAAATTATCCTAAGGATGTCCCTGTTAAAGAGATCTTGGAAAAAGGAAAACAGTTAGAGCAAGATTTGATGAAACAGCCACAAGCGGAAACGGTGATCATGCAGTCAGGGAACAGTGCGGATGCGGCCCAGTGGGGAACTGTCAGCTCGGAGACCTTGGTGGATTATACCGTTGTTATGAAAAAAGGTGCGGATGCTGAGGCGTTCATCAATTATGTTCGTGATGTGAAGGATTCCTACGCTGGAGCAACACTCGTTGCCAACGAGATGAGTATGATGGGTTCAAGCTCTACCAGCGAGTATATTGATATCGTGGGTGATAATCTTACAGATATTACTGCTGTTGCAGCTGAAGTTACGAATAAGTTGAAAACTGTGGAGGGTATTCAGAAGGTCAGCAGCAATATGGAGGATACCAAACCAGTATTTTCATTTAAGGTAGATCCGGCTCAGACAAATGCACAAGAAATTACCATGCAATTGTCGGCTATGCTGAATCCGATCCCTATGGGGCAGATCGAGCTGGACGGTACGCCTGCAGGAGTAGTGTTGGATCCTATGGCTGAGCCGAAGTCGGAGCAGGATTTAAAGGCAATGACGCTTATGACTGCTGAAGGTCCAAAGCCACTGTCCCAACTCGCAACCTATGAGGTTCGGAATGAACCAGCCTTATTGTTCCATAAAGATGGAAAGCCATATGCGAGAATAACAGCGGAAGTTGATCCGAAGAAAGTGTCTGAAATCGGGGCGAGTATTAAAAAGGAAACCGATAGTCTTACCCTTCCAAAGGGTGTGACTCTGTTTGCAGGCGGAGCCTCGGTTGATCAGTCAGAGGATTTCGCTGACCTTGGTATGACAGCGCTGATCTCCATCGGGTTGGTGTATCTGATCCTGGTCCTCACCTTCAAAACCCTTCGTGCTCCGCTGGCAATCATGTTCTCCTTGCCGCTAGCTGCGATTGGTGCGATTGTTGGACTGATTGTATCTGGTGTAACGCCTGACTTTACCGCTTTATTCGGAGCGTTAATGTTGATTGGTATCGTCGTCACGAATGCGATTGTGCTTATCGACCGTATTAAGCAGAATGAAGCGCATATGAGTATTCGCGAAGCGATTTTGGAAGCGGCCGGAACACGGATGCGTCCGATTCTGATGACAGCTATCGCCACCATTTGCGCCATGACTCCGCTGCTGTTCGGCCATGCCGAGATGGGCAGCATCGTCTCACAAAGCTTGGCGATTGTAGTCATCGGCGGTTTAACTGCGGCAACACTGCTTACGCTGGTTGTAGTTCCAGCGATTTACGAACTGTTCTACTTCCGTAAATCTGCTAAGGAGCGCAAAGGCGTGGTGAAAGCTGAAACTCCGACGCATGGTGCGTAA
- a CDS encoding IS3 family transposase (programmed frameshift) produces the protein MEQKKYTALEKLTVLQEIERGDIGLKAAARKYGLSKNSIVKWRQRYQLYGYEGLEVRSHNRTYSAELKLHAVKDYLEGGLSQNQIICKYKIASSTQLANWIRKYNGHSNSLTAHSGGSKAMTKGRVTTWQERIDIVLYCLSNGEDYTKAASHFHVSYQQIYSWVKKYEAGGEEALRDGRGRTKAPEELTEAARHKLAMQKLEYENARLRAEKCFSKKVRGTRKEETLRTIRQENIYLAIQAVQQEQSCSIRLMCDIVGISRSSYYKWLNRKPSSRETENEKLTEAMLLLYEKVERTFGYRQLTLHLRRQMNKSINAKRVYRLMRRQGIQSVIRRKRKKYVGSTPQQVAENVLNRNFEAEAPNQKWVTDVTEFKYGKGKKAYLSAIKDLYDNSIVAYVLGHSNNNSLVFNTLELALQAAPESRTLLHSDRGFQYTSLHFKKMLDDSQLKQSMSRVGCCIDNGPMESFWGTMKCEKYHLHTYQTFEELQTDIDTYIHFYNNERLQAKLNGLSPIEFRTKAA, from the exons ATGGAACAAAAGAAGTATACGGCACTCGAAAAATTAACGGTTCTCCAAGAAATTGAACGGGGCGACATTGGTTTGAAAGCTGCGGCCCGAAAGTATGGATTATCCAAAAACTCTATAGTGAAGTGGCGGCAACGTTATCAATTGTATGGGTACGAAGGGCTGGAAGTTCGAAGCCACAACCGTACGTATTCCGCAGAACTTAAACTCCATGCCGTTAAGGATTATCTCGAGGGAGGATTGTCACAAAACCAAATCATCTGCAAGTATAAGATTGCAAGTTCAACCCAACTCGCCAACTGGATTAGGAAGTATAATGGTCATAGCAACAGCTTAACAGCTCATTCAGGAGGATCTAAAGCTATGACCAAAGGACGCGTAACCACTTGGCAGGAACGGATAGATATCGTGCTGTACTGCCTTTCGAACGGAGAAGACTACACGAAGGCGGCAAGCCATTTCCACGTGTCTTACCAACAAATATATAGCTGGGTAAAGAAGTACGAAGCAGGCGGTGAAGAGGCGTTACGTGACGGCAGAGGACGTACTAAAGCGCCCGAAGAACTTACGGAAGCAGCTCGCCACAAACTCGCGATGCAAAAGCTGGAGTACGAGAATGCACGCCTGCGTGCGGAGA AATGCTTTTCTAAAAAAGTTAGAGGAACTCGAAAGGAGGAGACGTTAAGAACCATTCGCCAGGAGAACATCTACCTGGCCATTCAAGCCGTTCAACAGGAACAGTCTTGCTCCATTCGACTTATGTGTGACATCGTAGGGATTTCACGGTCAAGTTACTATAAATGGTTGAATCGCAAACCTAGTTCCCGAGAGACCGAAAACGAGAAACTGACAGAGGCTATGCTTCTCTTGTATGAGAAGGTGGAACGAACCTTTGGGTATCGTCAATTGACCCTGCATTTGCGCAGACAAATGAACAAATCTATTAACGCAAAACGAGTATACCGACTCATGAGACGCCAAGGTATCCAGTCTGTCATCCGCAGAAAGAGAAAGAAGTATGTAGGCTCCACGCCTCAGCAGGTCGCGGAGAATGTGCTAAACCGTAATTTTGAGGCGGAAGCTCCAAACCAAAAATGGGTAACGGATGTAACTGAATTCAAATACGGCAAGGGTAAGAAGGCGTATTTAAGTGCAATAAAAGATCTGTATGACAATTCCATTGTTGCTTACGTTCTGGGCCATTCCAATAATAATTCGCTAGTTTTTAACACGCTGGAATTAGCATTACAGGCAGCGCCGGAGAGCCGAACCTTACTCCATAGCGACCGCGGTTTCCAGTATACCTCTCTGCATTTTAAGAAGATGCTGGACGATTCACAACTGAAGCAAAGCATGTCCCGAGTAGGCTGTTGCATTGACAATGGGCCGATGGAATCCTTCTGGGGAACAATGAAATGTGAGAAGTACCACTTACATACCTACCAGACCTTTGAAGAACTCCAAACAGATATTGATACCTACATTCACTTTTACAATAACGAACGGTTACAGGCAAAATTAAACGGCCTCAGTCCCATTGAATTTAGGACTAAGGCCGCTTAA
- a CDS encoding cation:proton antiporter, with protein sequence MEFVLYLMLIILFTKLAGDLSVRLGQPSVLGKLIVGIILGPAVLGWIQNGEFIHYFSEIGVLLLMFIAGLETDLDQLRKNWKSAFAVAVGGIILPFLGGFAIGEMFGFAYHNAMFMGVILSATSVSISVQVLKDMNKLNTREGSTILGAAVVDDILVVILLAVLMSFFGTGESVSIGLLITKKVLFFAVALVVGWFVVPRVMKWMAPLKVTEAVIAAALMICFAFAYFAEIMGMAGIIGAFAAGIAISQTSFKHTVETKLEPIAYSIFVPVFFVSIGLNVSFEGVGSQIGFVLLLAVVAILTKLFGGGLGARLTGFNNHSSLIIGSGMISRGEVALIIAATGLQSGLLQQQYFTSVIIVVIVTTLVTPPLLKYMFRDPVRAGEK encoded by the coding sequence ATGGAGTTTGTGCTATATCTTATGCTGATTATACTATTCACCAAGCTAGCTGGTGATTTATCTGTGCGACTGGGACAACCGTCGGTACTGGGTAAGTTAATTGTCGGTATTATACTGGGCCCTGCCGTACTGGGATGGATTCAGAATGGAGAGTTTATTCATTATTTTTCGGAGATCGGTGTTCTATTATTAATGTTTATCGCTGGGCTTGAGACGGATCTGGATCAACTGCGCAAAAACTGGAAATCAGCTTTCGCAGTAGCCGTCGGAGGTATTATTTTACCTTTTCTAGGTGGATTCGCCATTGGAGAAATGTTTGGTTTTGCTTATCATAATGCTATGTTTATGGGCGTCATTCTTAGTGCAACATCGGTCAGCATATCGGTTCAGGTACTGAAGGATATGAATAAGTTGAATACACGTGAAGGTTCTACCATTCTGGGAGCCGCTGTAGTCGATGATATTCTGGTTGTTATTTTGCTCGCTGTATTAATGAGCTTTTTCGGCACAGGAGAATCAGTGTCCATTGGTCTTTTGATTACGAAAAAAGTATTGTTCTTCGCTGTAGCGCTTGTTGTGGGTTGGTTCGTTGTGCCTCGGGTTATGAAATGGATGGCTCCGCTAAAGGTGACGGAGGCTGTTATCGCAGCGGCGCTAATGATTTGCTTTGCGTTCGCGTATTTTGCTGAAATTATGGGGATGGCAGGCATCATCGGTGCTTTTGCGGCTGGGATTGCTATATCTCAAACCTCTTTTAAACATACGGTGGAAACCAAGCTTGAGCCTATAGCGTACTCGATTTTTGTTCCGGTCTTTTTTGTAAGTATCGGACTTAATGTTTCCTTTGAAGGGGTTGGCAGTCAAATCGGGTTCGTGCTCTTGCTGGCTGTTGTCGCCATTCTGACCAAGTTGTTTGGTGGCGGTCTGGGTGCGCGTCTTACAGGCTTTAATAACCATTCGTCGCTTATTATTGGTTCAGGGATGATTTCGCGGGGTGAGGTTGCGTTGATCATCGCGGCAACAGGTCTGCAAAGCGGCTTGTTACAGCAGCAGTATTTTACTTCCGTAATTATTGTTGTCATTGTAACTACACTTGTAACACCGCCGCTCTTAAAATATATGTTCCGTGATCCAGTACGCGCGGGAGAAAAATAA
- a CDS encoding L-rhamnose mutarotase yields MSSNKLAWTWRVKEECLEEYVAMHLNPWPEVLEEHSKAGISNYSIFQNGNQFFYCFECEDTEAAFDYIAKSDACNRWNAITSKMVEGSFDFNNEVPMQPLNEVFYLK; encoded by the coding sequence ATGAGCAGCAATAAATTGGCTTGGACATGGCGGGTGAAGGAAGAATGTCTGGAAGAGTATGTAGCCATGCATTTAAATCCTTGGCCAGAAGTTTTGGAGGAGCACAGTAAGGCTGGTATTTCTAACTATTCTATCTTTCAGAATGGCAATCAGTTTTTTTATTGCTTTGAATGTGAGGATACTGAAGCGGCTTTCGATTACATTGCTAAAAGTGACGCCTGCAACCGATGGAATGCCATTACTTCAAAGATGGTTGAAGGCTCATTTGATTTCAATAATGAGGTGCCGATGCAGCCCTTAAACGAAGTGTTCTATCTAAAATAG